One Lacunisphaera limnophila DNA window includes the following coding sequences:
- a CDS encoding ABC transporter permease, whose amino-acid sequence MKFAVRQLLKSPGFTAIALLTLTLGIGVNTAMFTVVNTLLFQPAPYPDSAQVVRVYGTNAQGDAWPHSLPDLRDLGTQGQTFASVTPYQWWIFSLAEPGQPAEALNGVVAAANLFDTLGLQPVLGRAFTAEEQQAGRDTVAVLSDACWRRKFGADPGIIGRSLRIGGESVTIIGVMPAQAEYPTFWGPIDVWRPLPLAEGWREDRSVSWLQAVARLKPGVSRTEAQAESTVIAGRLALQYPGSNAGKGVRLVPLVGSEVAVVHRRLIWLTLGLAGFVLLIACANLGNLQLARSAGRARDFAIRAALGASRPALMRRLLVENLLLGLAGGGLGLLAAQFLTSFLAPHLFAGKTANAVFQTDGRVFAFALGVAVLAGLLSGGIPAWLASRTDVNLALKQQSRGATGDRGRQRGRQALIVSQIAFSVVLLAGSAFFLRGLQRYLTQDPGWRVEGLVRGTMTLTELKYPTEASRRLFHQRLMERVARLPGVEGAALTVSLPLRDYTTPMGFVPEGREEPRPGHEPFAFHNIVSADYFSLLGIRLVEGRAFAPAEPPAGSPHQIIISESIARQFWPGESAIGRRIREVDPQGRPHWEVIGVVRDVGLAGNVDTPATHYQIYHNMAQNPWGYFTLVARSRNPATLADPLRRAVAELDPDLPVVELRTVQETVAGALHDLQVTNKLLAAFAGLGLCLAALGIYGVISGLVAMRIQEFGIRLALGAQPEHVLRIVLGNGVRLAGLGTALGLGLAALLLPSLSAAFPGLPGLDVPAFLAVVALLLAVTLVACWLPARRATKVDPMVALRAE is encoded by the coding sequence TTGAAATTCGCCGTCCGCCAGCTCCTCAAGTCCCCGGGCTTCACCGCCATCGCCCTCCTGACCCTCACCCTCGGCATCGGCGTGAACACGGCCATGTTCACCGTGGTCAACACGCTACTCTTCCAGCCGGCGCCGTATCCGGATTCCGCCCAGGTGGTCCGGGTCTACGGGACCAACGCCCAAGGTGATGCCTGGCCGCACTCGCTGCCCGACTTGCGTGACCTCGGCACACAGGGCCAGACCTTCGCCTCGGTCACGCCTTACCAGTGGTGGATCTTCAGCCTCGCCGAACCCGGCCAGCCGGCCGAGGCGCTCAACGGCGTCGTCGCCGCCGCCAACCTCTTTGACACCCTCGGGCTCCAACCCGTGCTCGGCCGCGCGTTCACAGCCGAGGAACAGCAGGCCGGCCGCGACACCGTCGCGGTGCTCAGCGACGCTTGCTGGCGCCGCAAGTTCGGCGCCGATCCCGGCATCATCGGACGCTCGCTGCGGATCGGCGGCGAAAGCGTCACCATCATCGGCGTCATGCCCGCTCAGGCCGAGTATCCGACGTTCTGGGGTCCGATCGACGTGTGGCGCCCCCTGCCGCTGGCGGAGGGTTGGCGCGAGGACCGTTCCGTGTCCTGGCTGCAGGCCGTGGCCCGGCTCAAACCGGGTGTGTCGCGGACCGAGGCCCAGGCTGAATCCACGGTCATTGCCGGCCGTCTGGCCCTCCAATATCCCGGCTCCAATGCCGGCAAGGGCGTGCGGCTGGTCCCGCTGGTCGGCTCCGAGGTCGCGGTCGTGCACCGCCGGCTCATCTGGCTGACGCTGGGGCTCGCCGGTTTCGTGCTGCTCATCGCCTGCGCCAATCTCGGCAACCTGCAGTTGGCGCGCAGCGCGGGCCGCGCCCGGGACTTCGCCATTCGGGCCGCCCTCGGCGCCTCCCGGCCGGCCCTGATGCGCCGGCTGCTCGTGGAAAACCTGCTCCTGGGCCTGGCCGGCGGCGGACTCGGCCTCCTGGCCGCGCAGTTCCTCACCTCCTTCCTCGCCCCGCACCTGTTTGCCGGCAAGACGGCGAACGCCGTTTTCCAGACCGACGGTCGGGTGTTCGCCTTCGCCCTCGGGGTGGCGGTCCTCGCTGGCCTCCTGTCCGGTGGCATCCCGGCGTGGCTGGCCAGCCGGACCGACGTGAATCTGGCGCTCAAGCAGCAGTCTCGCGGCGCCACCGGTGACCGCGGTCGCCAACGCGGCCGCCAGGCCCTGATCGTCAGTCAGATCGCATTCTCCGTCGTGCTGCTCGCCGGCTCGGCCTTTTTTCTCCGTGGCCTGCAGCGCTACCTGACGCAGGATCCGGGCTGGCGTGTCGAAGGCCTGGTTCGCGGCACCATGACCCTGACCGAGCTGAAATATCCGACCGAAGCATCCCGCCGCCTCTTCCACCAACGGCTGATGGAGCGGGTGGCCCGCCTGCCCGGCGTCGAGGGGGCGGCGCTCACCGTCTCGTTGCCGTTACGCGACTACACCACCCCGATGGGCTTCGTACCCGAGGGCCGGGAGGAGCCGCGGCCCGGGCACGAGCCCTTCGCCTTCCACAACATCGTAAGCGCGGACTACTTTTCGCTGCTGGGCATCCGCCTCGTCGAGGGCCGCGCCTTCGCTCCCGCCGAGCCGCCCGCGGGCAGCCCGCACCAGATTATCATCAGCGAGTCGATCGCACGCCAGTTCTGGCCGGGCGAGAGCGCGATCGGACGCCGGATCCGGGAGGTTGATCCCCAGGGCCGGCCCCACTGGGAGGTCATCGGCGTGGTGCGGGACGTCGGCCTGGCCGGCAACGTGGACACCCCGGCAACCCACTACCAGATCTACCATAACATGGCGCAGAATCCCTGGGGTTATTTCACGCTCGTGGCGCGCAGCCGGAACCCCGCCACGCTGGCGGATCCCCTGCGCCGGGCGGTCGCCGAACTCGACCCCGACCTACCCGTTGTGGAACTGCGCACCGTTCAGGAGACCGTGGCCGGCGCCCTGCACGATCTCCAGGTGACCAACAAGCTGCTCGCCGCGTTCGCCGGGCTCGGACTCTGCCTCGCGGCGCTCGGCATCTATGGCGTGATCTCCGGGCTCGTCGCGATGCGCATCCAGGAATTCGGCATCCGCCTCGCGTTGGGTGCGCAGCCGGAGCATGTGCTTCGCATCGTGCTGGGCAACGGCGTCCGCCTCGCTGGACTGGGCACGGCCCTGGGTCTGGGCCTGGCCGCTCTCCTCCTGCCCTCCCTGAGCGCCGCGTTTCCCGGCCTGCCCGGTCTCGACGTACCCGCCTTCCTCGCCGTCGTCGCCCTCCTGCTGGCCGTGACCCTCGTCGCCTGCTGGCTCCCCGCCCGCCGTGCCACCAAGGTCGACCCCATGGTCGCCCTGCGCGCGGAGTGA